The following are from one region of the Gossypium hirsutum isolate 1008001.06 chromosome D03, Gossypium_hirsutum_v2.1, whole genome shotgun sequence genome:
- the LOC107950638 gene encoding xylan glycosyltransferase MUCI21 isoform X2, with the protein MVQHQRYNQLKNGGDEEAATLVFVWTNRGYYRRRRPKILSFLLLSLLSCGFILAPHFFSFSSALSHLYFFGVQNDGLSGDLDVNAPLCSSISNGSVCCDRSHFRSDICFMKGDIRTHSPTSSVFLYSSKNSDDNVSSTVDGDELQHEKIKPYTRKWETSIMATIDELNLISKRRNSDVDHSCDVIHDVPAVIFSTGGYTGNVYHEFNDGIIPLYITSQQFNTEVVFVILEYHDWWVMKYADILPHLSSYPPIDFNGDNRTHCFTEAITGLRIHDELTVDPILMKNNESIVDFRNLLDRAYRPRITGLIRKAQEKTSGCALATPKRMHNQPKKPKLVILSRKGSRAITNQNILVKAAEEIGFEVHVLRPEPTTELAKIYMELNSSDAMIGVHGAAMTHFLFMRPRCSVFIQVIPLGTDWAAETYYGEPARKLGLKYIGYKISRRESSLVDEYDKDDPVLTDPSSLNQKGWEYTKKIYLERQTVKLDLTRFRKRLLRAYDYITRIHLQSQHLA; encoded by the exons ATGGTGCAGCATCAGCGTTACAATCAGTTGAAAAATGGTGGAGATGAAGAGGCAGCAACCCTTGTTTTCGTGTGGACGAACCGTGGTTATTACAGGAGAAGAAGGCCTAAGATTCTCTCTttccttttactttctcttctttcTTGTGGCTTCATATTGGCTCCTCACTTCTTTAGCTTTTCTTCTGCTTTATCTCATCTCt ATTTTTTTGGTGTACAAAATGACGGCCTTTCTGGTGATTTGGATGTAAATGCTCCTCTTTGTTCTTCAATCTCTAATG GTTCAGTTTGCTGTGACAGAAGCCATTTTCGATCtgatatttgttttatgaaaGGTGACATAAGAACACATTCTCCCACCTCTTCGGTTTTCCTTTATTCATCAAAAAACAGCGACGATAACGTTTCAAGTACGGTTGATGGTGATGAACTTCAACACGAAAAGATCAAACCTTATACCCGAAAATGGGAAACGAGTATAATGGCCACCATTGATGAATTGAACCTTATCTCAAAGAGACGAAATTCGGACGTTGACCATTCTTGTGACGTAATTCATGATGTTCCAGCAGTTATCTTCTCAACTGGAGGCTACACAGGCAACGTTTATCATGAGTTCAATGATGGGATCATCCCTCTGTACATCACTTCGCAGCAATTTAACACGGAGGTGGTGTTTGTGATCCTTGAATATCATGATTGGTGGGTTATGAAGTATGCTGACATCCTTCCACATCTCTCCAGTTATCCACCAATAGACTTCAATGGAGACAATCGAACCCATTGCTTTACTGAGGCAATAACTGGGCTTAGAATCCATGATGAGCTCACTGTGGACCCTATATTGATGAAGAACAATGAGAGTATTGTGGATTTTCGAAACCTTCTTGATAGAGCTTACCGGCCCAGAATTACAGGTTTGATACGAAAAGCACAGGAGAAGACATCAGGGTGTGCATTAGCTACCCCAAAAAGGATGCACAATCAACCAAAGAAACCAAAGTTGGTGATACTGTCTCGGAAAGGTTCTAGAGCAATAACTAACCAAAACATTTTGGTGAAAGCAGCAGAGGAAATTGGGTTTGAGGTTCATGTTTTGAGGCCGGAGCCAACAACGGAATTAGCAAAGATTTACATGGAACTTAATTCAAGCGATGCCATGATTGGTGTCCATGGTGCTGCCATGACTCATTTCTTGTTCATGAGACCTCGCTGCTCGGTTTTCATTCAAGTGATCCCCCTAGGAACAGATTGGGCAGCTGAGACATACTACGGGGAGCCAGCAAGGAAGCTTGGTTTGAAGTATATTGGGTACAAAATCAGCCGTAGAGAGAGCTCATTGGTTGATGAATATGATAAAGACGATCCCGTTCTCACAGACCCTTCTAGTTTAAATCAAAAGGGATGGGAATACACCAAGAAAATCTATCTTGAGCGTCAAACCGTAAAATTAGACCTCACCAGATTCCGGAAGCGCCTTCTTCGTGCTTATGACTATATCACTAGAATTCATCTCCAGTCTCAGCATTTGGCTTAA
- the LOC107950638 gene encoding xylan glycosyltransferase MUCI21 isoform X1, which yields MVQHQRYNQLKNGGDEEAATLVFVWTNRGYYRRRRPKILSFLLLSLLSCGFILAPHFFSFSSALSHLSDFFGVQNDGLSGDLDVNAPLCSSISNGSVCCDRSHFRSDICFMKGDIRTHSPTSSVFLYSSKNSDDNVSSTVDGDELQHEKIKPYTRKWETSIMATIDELNLISKRRNSDVDHSCDVIHDVPAVIFSTGGYTGNVYHEFNDGIIPLYITSQQFNTEVVFVILEYHDWWVMKYADILPHLSSYPPIDFNGDNRTHCFTEAITGLRIHDELTVDPILMKNNESIVDFRNLLDRAYRPRITGLIRKAQEKTSGCALATPKRMHNQPKKPKLVILSRKGSRAITNQNILVKAAEEIGFEVHVLRPEPTTELAKIYMELNSSDAMIGVHGAAMTHFLFMRPRCSVFIQVIPLGTDWAAETYYGEPARKLGLKYIGYKISRRESSLVDEYDKDDPVLTDPSSLNQKGWEYTKKIYLERQTVKLDLTRFRKRLLRAYDYITRIHLQSQHLA from the exons ATGGTGCAGCATCAGCGTTACAATCAGTTGAAAAATGGTGGAGATGAAGAGGCAGCAACCCTTGTTTTCGTGTGGACGAACCGTGGTTATTACAGGAGAAGAAGGCCTAAGATTCTCTCTttccttttactttctcttctttcTTGTGGCTTCATATTGGCTCCTCACTTCTTTAGCTTTTCTTCTGCTTTATCTCATCTCt CAGATTTTTTTGGTGTACAAAATGACGGCCTTTCTGGTGATTTGGATGTAAATGCTCCTCTTTGTTCTTCAATCTCTAATG GTTCAGTTTGCTGTGACAGAAGCCATTTTCGATCtgatatttgttttatgaaaGGTGACATAAGAACACATTCTCCCACCTCTTCGGTTTTCCTTTATTCATCAAAAAACAGCGACGATAACGTTTCAAGTACGGTTGATGGTGATGAACTTCAACACGAAAAGATCAAACCTTATACCCGAAAATGGGAAACGAGTATAATGGCCACCATTGATGAATTGAACCTTATCTCAAAGAGACGAAATTCGGACGTTGACCATTCTTGTGACGTAATTCATGATGTTCCAGCAGTTATCTTCTCAACTGGAGGCTACACAGGCAACGTTTATCATGAGTTCAATGATGGGATCATCCCTCTGTACATCACTTCGCAGCAATTTAACACGGAGGTGGTGTTTGTGATCCTTGAATATCATGATTGGTGGGTTATGAAGTATGCTGACATCCTTCCACATCTCTCCAGTTATCCACCAATAGACTTCAATGGAGACAATCGAACCCATTGCTTTACTGAGGCAATAACTGGGCTTAGAATCCATGATGAGCTCACTGTGGACCCTATATTGATGAAGAACAATGAGAGTATTGTGGATTTTCGAAACCTTCTTGATAGAGCTTACCGGCCCAGAATTACAGGTTTGATACGAAAAGCACAGGAGAAGACATCAGGGTGTGCATTAGCTACCCCAAAAAGGATGCACAATCAACCAAAGAAACCAAAGTTGGTGATACTGTCTCGGAAAGGTTCTAGAGCAATAACTAACCAAAACATTTTGGTGAAAGCAGCAGAGGAAATTGGGTTTGAGGTTCATGTTTTGAGGCCGGAGCCAACAACGGAATTAGCAAAGATTTACATGGAACTTAATTCAAGCGATGCCATGATTGGTGTCCATGGTGCTGCCATGACTCATTTCTTGTTCATGAGACCTCGCTGCTCGGTTTTCATTCAAGTGATCCCCCTAGGAACAGATTGGGCAGCTGAGACATACTACGGGGAGCCAGCAAGGAAGCTTGGTTTGAAGTATATTGGGTACAAAATCAGCCGTAGAGAGAGCTCATTGGTTGATGAATATGATAAAGACGATCCCGTTCTCACAGACCCTTCTAGTTTAAATCAAAAGGGATGGGAATACACCAAGAAAATCTATCTTGAGCGTCAAACCGTAAAATTAGACCTCACCAGATTCCGGAAGCGCCTTCTTCGTGCTTATGACTATATCACTAGAATTCATCTCCAGTCTCAGCATTTGGCTTAA